The following proteins are encoded in a genomic region of Acidobacteriota bacterium:
- a CDS encoding DUF58 domain-containing protein translates to MWWKRNKESVLSGKTPQAVAQQPASFATSGPRFLTPEVLASINSLELLARTVVEGFISGLHRSPFTGFSTEFAEYRQYLPGDDLRYLDWKLLGRTDRYYIKKYRADTNSQCHIIMDASASMRYATGPVSKLQYAQFLGSSLAYLINRQQDAVGLIAFDETVRTHVPAHARTGHMRTIFGRMEQLEPGNETKLAGVLHEVAERITRRGIIVVLSDLYDDAEAVISALQHLRFKGNDVIVFQILDKNELDFDFTDPVLLEDAETEEQLHVLPDVLAEGYRQTINAHVTRLKEGCAANKIDYELLTTDKPLDFALFSFLAKRARM, encoded by the coding sequence ATGTGGTGGAAACGAAATAAGGAGAGCGTACTAAGTGGCAAGACGCCCCAGGCTGTCGCGCAGCAACCGGCTTCTTTCGCGACCTCCGGCCCCAGATTTCTAACACCGGAGGTCTTGGCCAGCATCAATTCGCTGGAATTGCTGGCGCGCACCGTCGTCGAGGGCTTTATCTCCGGCCTGCATCGTTCGCCCTTCACCGGCTTTTCGACCGAATTCGCCGAGTATCGCCAATACTTGCCCGGCGATGATTTGCGCTATCTGGATTGGAAGCTATTGGGGCGTACCGACCGTTACTACATCAAAAAGTACCGCGCTGACACGAATTCGCAATGCCACATCATCATGGATGCGTCGGCTTCGATGCGGTATGCAACCGGGCCGGTCAGCAAGCTGCAATACGCGCAATTCCTGGGTTCGTCGCTGGCTTATCTGATCAACCGGCAGCAAGACGCGGTCGGGCTGATTGCCTTTGATGAAACCGTGCGCACACACGTGCCCGCGCACGCCCGCACCGGTCACATGCGGACGATCTTCGGGCGGATGGAGCAACTCGAACCGGGCAACGAAACCAAGCTGGCGGGCGTGTTGCACGAAGTCGCCGAACGCATCACCCGGCGCGGCATCATCGTTGTGCTGTCTGACCTATACGACGACGCCGAAGCCGTCATCAGCGCCTTGCAGCATCTGCGGTTCAAGGGTAACGACGTAATCGTTTTCCAAATCCTCGACAAGAACGAACTGGATTTTGATTTCACCGACCCGGTCTTGCTGGAAGACGCCGAAACCGAAGAGCAATTGCACGTGCTGCCCGATGTGCTGGCCGAAGGTTATCGCCAAACGATCAACGCCCACGTCACGCGGCTAAAAGAAGGCTGCGCGGCGAACA
- a CDS encoding AAA family ATPase has translation MAVDTQAIRDEELLNKLSHARDRIMNEVRKAIIGQDEVIEQVLMSLFVGGHTIITGVPGLAKTLLIRTLANVLDLSFKRIQFTPDLMPADITGTEIIEENRATGHRTMQFIRGPVFANIILADEINRTPPKTQAALLEAMQEGSVTVQGTTYELPKPFFVLATQNPIEMEGTYPLPEAQLDRFMFNVRIGYLTEEDEVAVVKLTTSPQDVRFERLMSADEILAFQRLVRKIPAADHVTRYAVNLVTHSRPNTPKAPDFINRWLTWGGGPRASQFLILASKARAILNGRYNVSCEDVRAIAGPVLRHRLLTNFQAESEKIDSDAVIKKLIEHVPEPKSGL, from the coding sequence ATGGCTGTTGACACACAGGCGATCCGCGACGAGGAGTTATTGAACAAACTGTCCCACGCCCGCGACCGCATCATGAATGAAGTCCGCAAGGCGATCATCGGACAGGATGAAGTTATCGAACAGGTGCTGATGTCGCTCTTCGTCGGCGGACACACGATCATCACCGGCGTGCCGGGTTTGGCAAAAACACTGCTGATCCGCACGCTGGCGAATGTGCTTGATCTTTCGTTTAAGCGCATCCAATTCACACCCGACCTGATGCCCGCCGACATCACCGGCACCGAGATCATCGAAGAGAACCGCGCGACCGGCCATCGCACCATGCAATTTATTCGCGGCCCGGTCTTCGCAAACATCATCCTGGCCGACGAAATCAACCGCACGCCGCCCAAGACGCAGGCCGCGCTCTTGGAAGCCATGCAAGAAGGCAGCGTTACAGTGCAAGGTACGACCTACGAACTGCCCAAGCCGTTTTTTGTGCTCGCCACGCAAAACCCTATCGAGATGGAAGGCACGTACCCGTTGCCCGAAGCGCAACTCGACCGTTTTATGTTCAATGTGCGCATCGGCTATCTGACCGAAGAAGACGAAGTCGCGGTCGTCAAGCTGACCACGTCGCCGCAGGACGTGCGCTTTGAGCGGCTGATGAGTGCGGACGAAATCCTGGCCTTTCAACGGCTGGTACGCAAAATCCCGGCGGCTGACCACGTCACGCGCTACGCCGTCAACCTGGTCACGCACAGCCGCCCCAACACGCCCAAAGCGCCCGATTTCATCAATCGCTGGCTGACCTGGGGTGGCGGGCCGCGCGCGTCGCAGTTCCTGATCCTGGCGAGCAAGGCGCGCGCGATCCTGAACGGGCGTTACAACGTGTCATGCGAAGACGTGCGGGCGATTGCGGGGCCGGTGTTGCGGCATCGCTTGCTGACGAACTTTCAGGCGGAGTCGGAGAAGATTGATTCCGACGCCGTCATCAAAAAGCTAATCGAACATGTGCCAGAACCGAAATCTGGTCTGTAG
- a CDS encoding DUF4159 domain-containing protein gives MTKLSLNHRKVLWLVFSLCLVAGLALAQRPQRGGGGGRHNKQGVDAPPEFENNLPKLQKDLSGRFTFARVRFDTSQYASMYGYNLQLGDGGPPWSHDYPAAGRHLMKIIAETSKTDCTLDTNEPIFSFDDPQLFKYPFVYLCEVGFMNLGDKEIAGLREYLLRGGFVMVDDFRSPGQFANLQAQVKRAFPEYELKKLDLSHPVFNCFFSIKTLEVAPIYGGGYGSRETLNPEFWGLEDETGRLMMVIDYNYDVSDFWQFSDNPFRPIEETNEAYKFGVNYIVYALTH, from the coding sequence ATGACGAAGCTGTCATTGAATCATCGCAAAGTGCTCTGGCTCGTTTTCAGCCTATGTCTGGTGGCGGGATTGGCGCTCGCCCAACGCCCGCAACGCGGCGGCGGCGGCGGGCGTCACAACAAACAAGGGGTAGACGCTCCGCCCGAATTTGAGAACAACCTGCCGAAGCTGCAAAAGGATTTGTCCGGGCGTTTCACCTTTGCGCGCGTCCGTTTCGACACCAGCCAGTACGCATCTATGTATGGTTATAACCTGCAACTTGGTGATGGCGGCCCGCCCTGGTCGCATGATTACCCAGCGGCGGGGCGGCACCTGATGAAAATCATCGCTGAGACCTCCAAGACCGATTGCACACTGGATACCAACGAGCCGATCTTTTCCTTCGACGATCCGCAGTTGTTCAAGTATCCGTTTGTCTATCTTTGCGAAGTCGGATTCATGAATTTAGGCGACAAAGAAATTGCCGGGTTACGCGAATATCTGCTGCGCGGCGGTTTTGTCATGGTGGACGACTTTCGCAGCCCGGGCCAGTTCGCCAATTTACAAGCGCAGGTCAAACGCGCGTTTCCCGAATATGAGTTGAAAAAGCTCGACCTGTCGCATCCGGTCTTTAATTGCTTCTTCTCAATTAAGACGCTGGAAGTCGCGCCGATTTATGGCGGTGGTTACGGCTCGCGCGAAACCTTGAACCCCGAATTTTGGGGCTTGGAAGACGAGACCGGGCGGTTGATGATGGTCATTGATTACAACTACGATGTGAGCGACTTCTGGCAGTTTTCGGACAACCCCTTCCGCCCCATCGAAGAAACCAACGAAGCCTATAAATTCGGCGTGAATTACATCGTGTATGCGCTGACGCATTGA